The Sus scrofa isolate TJ Tabasco breed Duroc chromosome X, Sscrofa11.1, whole genome shotgun sequence genome has a segment encoding these proteins:
- the LOC100511114 gene encoding LOW QUALITY PROTEIN: zinc finger X-linked protein ZXDB (The sequence of the model RefSeq protein was modified relative to this genomic sequence to represent the inferred CDS: inserted 2 bases in 2 codons): MEIPRLLPARGTRQGGGAGSPGGGGRIHGGPDPRAGQAPARRLLLLRGPQDGGSGRRREEARAASSGPGQSPSAPRPDRGSGGGGSGGGDDFFLVLLDPVGGDVETAGAGQAAGPVWREEAGLGPRLQGXESGANPEGRPALGPSCLSVIPAPVPALAPIPAPGLGPAAAFAGTVTIHNQNLLLRLENGVLTLATPPPPAWAPGVAPTPQPRGLIAPQAGIPHAAQPGDCPELPPDLLLAERAEPAPAPAPEAEAEGPAAAESPRGPPGPGQGVVLYLCPEAQCGQTFAKKHQLKVHLLTHSSSQGQRPFKCPLGGCGWTFTTSYKLKRHLQSHDKLRPFGCPAEGCGKSFTTVYNLKAHMKGHEQENSFKCEVCEETFPTQAKLSAHQRSHFEPERPYQCAFSGCKKTFITVSALFSHNRAHFREQELFSCSFPGCSKQYDKACRLKIHLRSHTGERPFLCDFEGCGWNFTSMSKLLRHKRKHDDDRRFMCPVEGCGKSFTRAEHLKGHSITHLGTKPFVCPVEGCCARFSARSSLYIHSKKHLQDVDTWKSRCPVSTCNKLFTSKHSMKTHMAKRHNLRQDLLAQLEAANSLTPSSELTSQGQNDLSEAELVSLFSDAPGNSSAAVLDTALVNSGILTIDVASVNSTLAGNHVPASNNNSLGQAVDPPALMATGDLPQSLDTSLXFGTTAAGFQQSPLDMDDVSTLSVGTLGSLGSLAMKNSSQEPQALTPSSKLTADTDALTPSSTLCESSVSELLPPTKTEWNVHPDSDFFGQEEETQFGFSNPAGNHGSQKETDLITVTGSSFLV, encoded by the exons ATGGAAATCCCGAGGCTGCTCCCGGCTCGCGGGACGCGACAGGGCGGCGGCGCTGGCAGCCCCGGGGGCGGCGGCCGGATCCACGGAGGTCCTGACCCGCGGGCGGGCCAGGCCCCCGCGCGCCGCCTCCTGCTGCTCCGGGGCCCCCAAGATGGCGGGTCCGGGCGGCGGCGTGAGGAGGCCCGCGCGGCCTCCTCGGGCCCCGGCCAGAGCCCGTCGGCGCCTAGGCCCGAtcgcggcagcggcggcggcggcagtggcGGCGGCGATGACTTCTTCCTGGTGCTTCTGGACCCGGTGGGTGGAGACGTAGAGACCGCGGGCGCGGGCCAGGCCGCAGGGCCCGTGTGGAGGGAGGAGGCCGGGCTGGGCCCGCGGCTCCAGG GCGAAAGCGGCGCGAACCCTGAGGGCCGCCCTGCGCTGGGCCCCAGCTGCCTGTCTGTTATCCCCGCCCCAGTCCCGGCCCTGGCCCCGATCCCCGCCCCAGGCCTGGGCCCCGCCGCGGCCTTCGCGGGCACCGTCACTATTCACAACCAAAACCTGCTGTTGCGTTTGGAGAACGGCGTCCTCACCCTGGCCACGCCCCCGCCGCCAGCCTGGGCGCCTGGGGTCGCCCCTACCCCTCAGCCCCGGGGTCTGATCGCCCCGCAAGCGGGTATCCCGCATGCCGCGCAGCCTGGCGACTGTCCCGAGCTGCCGCCAGACCTCCTGCTGGCCGAGCGGGCGGAACCCGCGCCGGCCCCAGCGCCCGAGGCGGAGGCGGAGGGCCCAGCTGCTGCTGAGAGCCCCCGCGGGCCCCCTGGGCCGGGCCAGGGCGTGGTGCTGTACCTGTGTCCCGAGGCGCAGTGCGGACAAACCTTCGCCAAGAAGCACCAGCTGAAGGTGCACCTGCTGACGCACAGCAGCAGCCAGGGCCAGCGGCCCTTCAAGTGCCCCCTGGGCGGCTGCGGCTGGACTTTCACCACCTCGTACAAGCTCAAGAGACACCTGCAGTCACACGACAAACTGAGGCCCTTTGGGTGCCCTGCAGAGGGCTGTGGCAAGAGCTTCACCACCGTGTATAACCTCAAAGCACACATGAAGGGCCACGAACAGGAGAACTCATTCAAATGTGAGGTGTGTGAGGAGACTTTCCCCACACAGGCCAAACTCAGCGCCCACCAGCGCAGCCACTTTGAGCCAGAGAGGCCCTATCAGTGCGCGTTTTCGGGCTGCAAGAAGACGTTTATCACAGTGAGTGCCCTCTTTTCCCATAACCGCGCCCACTTCAGGGAACAGGAACTCTTTTCCTGCTCCTTCCCTGGTTGCAGCAAACAGTACGACAAGGCTTGTAGGCTGAAAATTCACCTTCGGAGCCACACTGGCGAGAGACCGTTCCTTTGTGATTTTGAGGGCTGTGGCTGGAACTTCACCAGCATGTCCAAACTCCTAAGGCACAAAAGGAAGCACGATGATGATCGGAGGTTCATGTGCCCTGTGGAAGGCTGTGGGAAATCTTTCACAAGGGCCGAGCATCTCAAAGGCCACAGCATAACCCACCTGGGCACAAAGCCTTTTGTGTGTCCCGTGGAGGGCTGTTGTGCCAGGTTCTCTGCTCGCAGTAGTCTCTACATTCACTCCAAAAAACACTTGCAGGATGTGGACACTTGGAAAAGCCGATGCCCAGTCTCCACTTGTAATAAACTCTTCACATCCAAGCATAGCATGAAGACCCACATGGCCAAAAGGCACAACCTGCGCCAGGATCTCCTAGCTCAGCTAGAAGCTGCAAATTCTCTTACGCCCAGCAGTGAACTTACCAGCCAGGGGCAGAATGACCTCAGTGAGGCAGAGCTTGTGTCTCTCTTCTCTGATGCACCTGGTAATAGTTCTGCTGCAGTCCTGGACACAGCATTGGTGAACTCTGGGATCTTGACTATTGATGTGGCTTCTGTGAACTCAACTCTGGCAGGGAACCATGTCCCTGCTAGTAATAATAATTCCTTAGGGCAGGCAGTGGATCCTCCCGCCTTGATGGCCACAGGTGACCTTCCTCAAAGTCTGGATACCTCAC TTTTTGGAACAACAGCCGCCGGTTTTCAGCAGAGCCCCTTAGATATGGATGATGTCTCAACTCTAAGTGTGGGGACATTGGGATCTCTGGGCTCTTTGGCTATGAAAAACTCGAGTCAAGAGCCCCAGGCGTTGACTCCCAGCAGTAAGCTAACAGCAGACACAGATGCTCTGACTCCTTCAAGCACCCTTTGTGAAAGCAGTGTCTCAGAACTACTGCCGCCAACCAAAACGGAATGGAATGTACATCCTGACTCTGACTTTTTTGGACAAGAGGAAGAAACCCAGTTTGGATTCTCCAATCCAGCAGGGAACCATGGGTCTCAGAAAGAAACAGATCTTATCACAGTGACTGGCAGCTCATTTTTGGTATAA